The following coding sequences are from one Hymenobacter sp. DG25A window:
- a CDS encoding D-glycero-alpha-D-manno-heptose-1,7-bisphosphate 7-phosphatase encodes MNQMKTSPSTLNKAVFLDRDGVLNEEIGHYVWHPEEFVVLAGVPEALARLKAAGYYLVVVTNQAGIAKGLYTATDVHACHQKLQDACGNLIDAFYFASAHPSVSESLMRKPDSLMLEKAMARFKLDPDECWMVGDRLRDMEAGARVGVQGIMIGSTEQVEYTRSAPNLLAATDLILAL; translated from the coding sequence ATGAATCAGATGAAAACTTCGCCTTCTACCCTTAACAAAGCCGTGTTCCTGGACCGCGACGGGGTACTGAATGAAGAAATAGGCCACTATGTGTGGCACCCCGAGGAATTTGTGGTGCTGGCAGGCGTGCCCGAGGCCCTGGCGCGGCTGAAAGCGGCGGGCTATTATCTGGTGGTGGTGACCAACCAGGCTGGCATTGCCAAAGGCCTATATACGGCCACCGATGTACACGCCTGCCATCAAAAGCTGCAGGATGCCTGCGGTAACCTGATAGACGCGTTTTACTTTGCCTCGGCGCACCCGTCGGTATCAGAGTCATTGATGCGCAAGCCGGATTCTCTGATGCTGGAAAAGGCTATGGCCCGGTTTAAGCTGGACCCGGATGAGTGCTGGATGGTGGGGGACAGGCTGCGCGACATGGAAGCCGGTGCCCGCGTAGGCGTGCAGGGTATTATGATTGGCAGCACTGAGCAGGTAGAATACACCCGCTCCGCCCCCAACCTGCTGGCCGCCACTGACCTTATTTTGGCACTATAG
- a CDS encoding decarboxylase: MDTYQDLISQTFDWPTPDFHVESNELRFHDIDLMALIEKHGTPLRLTYLPKISSQIQRAKQWFADGIEKTGYKGRYSYAYCTKASHFSFVVEEALKNDVHIETSSWFDISIIRAMHKKGKVSKDTYIICNGFKTEEYKREITNLINDGFVNCMPILDSPNEADYYHDNVREKCNVGMRLASDEEPRFQFYTSRLGIRYADAIPLYEQKIKDDPRFELTMLHYFINTGIKDTSYYWSELSRFVHKYTELRKVCPTLTTIDIGGGLPIQTSVQPEYDYPYMIEEVLRTVQRICQEEGVPEPDIFTEFGIFTVGESGAVIYSILDEKLQNDKELWYMIDGSFITNLPDTWALNQRFIMLAVNGWEKKYKKIQLGGLTCDSQDYYNAEKHIYQVFLPERKPVDQKPLYVGFFHTGAYQESLSGYGGVKHCLIPAPKMVILDRAEDGTLTDYVFAEEQSGESMMRILGYTS; this comes from the coding sequence ATGGATACCTATCAAGACCTCATCAGCCAGACATTTGACTGGCCTACCCCCGATTTTCATGTGGAAAGCAACGAGCTGCGCTTCCACGATATTGACCTGATGGCCCTGATTGAGAAGCACGGCACCCCGCTGCGCCTCACGTATCTGCCCAAAATCAGCAGCCAGATTCAGCGCGCCAAGCAGTGGTTTGCGGACGGCATTGAGAAAACCGGCTACAAAGGCCGCTACTCCTATGCTTATTGCACCAAGGCCTCGCACTTCAGCTTTGTAGTAGAAGAGGCGCTGAAGAATGATGTGCACATCGAAACCTCTTCCTGGTTTGATATCAGCATCATCCGGGCCATGCACAAGAAAGGCAAGGTCTCGAAGGACACCTATATTATCTGCAACGGCTTCAAGACGGAAGAATACAAGCGGGAAATCACGAACCTCATCAATGATGGTTTTGTGAACTGCATGCCCATTCTGGACTCGCCCAACGAGGCCGACTACTACCACGATAACGTGCGCGAAAAGTGCAACGTGGGTATGCGCCTGGCCTCCGATGAGGAGCCGCGCTTCCAGTTCTACACCTCGCGCCTGGGTATTCGCTACGCCGATGCCATTCCGCTGTATGAGCAGAAAATCAAAGACGACCCGCGCTTTGAGCTCACCATGCTGCACTACTTCATCAACACCGGCATCAAGGATACCTCCTATTACTGGTCGGAGTTGAGCCGCTTTGTGCATAAGTACACGGAGCTGCGCAAAGTGTGCCCCACGCTGACGACCATTGATATTGGCGGTGGCCTGCCCATCCAGACCTCGGTGCAGCCGGAGTACGACTATCCTTATATGATTGAAGAGGTGCTGCGTACGGTGCAGCGCATCTGTCAGGAAGAAGGTGTGCCGGAGCCGGATATCTTCACGGAATTTGGCATTTTCACCGTAGGCGAGTCCGGGGCGGTTATTTACTCCATTCTGGATGAGAAGCTGCAGAACGACAAGGAGCTGTGGTACATGATTGACGGCTCGTTTATCACGAACCTGCCCGATACCTGGGCCCTGAACCAGCGTTTTATTATGCTGGCCGTGAATGGCTGGGAGAAGAAGTACAAGAAGATTCAGCTGGGCGGCCTCACCTGCGACTCCCAGGATTACTACAACGCGGAAAAGCACATTTACCAGGTATTCCTGCCCGAGCGCAAGCCCGTAGACCAAAAGCCGCTGTATGTGGGCTTCTTCCACACGGGGGCTTACCAGGAAAGCCTTTCCGGCTACGGCGGCGTAAAGCACTGCCTGATTCCGGCCCCCAAAATGGTGATTCTGGACCGCGCCGAGGACGGTACCCTCACCGACTATGTCTTTGCCGAGGAGCAAAGCGGCGAGTCGATGATGCGCATACTGGGCTATACCTCGTAG
- a CDS encoding arginase, which produces MRRIKLLEVRSELGAGTRGASLGVDALKVACLNKGSDYFRRFNSVAIPDLNHVLFDKNHFPKAKHIDSIYTVQKGIANTVEQTLRFGEFPLVLAGDHSSAAATIAGIKAAYPHKTLGVVWVDAHADIHSPYTTPSGNMHGMPLAISLGDDNLECQRNVIEPETEFFWKRLKDLGEPGPKVTAEHLVYVVVRDTEPEENAIIERLGIKNYKLDEVKAKGTRRIAREIYERLRFCDLVYISFDVDSLDSRFSKGTGTPVVDGLNVEEAISLCRALLENDRVVCFEMVEINPTLDSENTMATNAFDILEAATDAIQNRLRMEEVTSR; this is translated from the coding sequence ATGCGACGCATAAAGCTTCTGGAAGTACGCTCCGAACTCGGAGCCGGTACCCGTGGCGCCAGCCTGGGGGTAGATGCCCTCAAAGTGGCCTGCCTCAACAAAGGGTCCGATTACTTTCGCCGGTTCAACTCCGTGGCCATCCCGGATCTGAACCATGTGCTCTTCGACAAAAATCATTTTCCGAAGGCCAAGCACATTGATTCCATTTACACCGTGCAAAAAGGCATTGCCAACACGGTAGAGCAAACCCTGCGCTTTGGGGAGTTCCCCTTGGTACTGGCCGGCGACCATAGCAGCGCCGCCGCCACCATTGCGGGTATTAAAGCCGCTTACCCGCACAAAACGCTGGGCGTAGTTTGGGTTGATGCCCACGCCGACATTCACTCGCCCTACACCACGCCTTCCGGCAACATGCACGGCATGCCGCTGGCCATCAGCCTGGGCGACGACAACCTGGAGTGCCAGCGCAATGTCATTGAGCCGGAAACTGAGTTTTTCTGGAAGCGCCTCAAAGACCTGGGCGAGCCCGGCCCCAAAGTCACTGCCGAACACCTGGTGTATGTAGTAGTGCGCGATACGGAGCCGGAGGAAAACGCCATTATTGAGCGCCTGGGCATCAAAAACTACAAGCTGGACGAGGTAAAGGCCAAAGGCACCCGCCGCATAGCCCGCGAAATATATGAGCGCCTGCGCTTCTGCGACCTGGTGTACATCAGCTTCGATGTGGACTCCTTGGACTCCCGCTTCAGCAAAGGCACCGGCACGCCCGTAGTGGATGGCCTGAACGTGGAAGAAGCCATTAGCCTGTGCCGTGCCCTGCTGGAAAACGACCGGGTGGTGTGCTTTGAAATGGTGGAAATTAACCCCACCCTGGACTCC